AACGCTTCCTTTTTTAGCTTTTTCTCTTTTTTCCACGAAATTCTTCTATATTTTTAATTCTAGGGTCAATATGATTTTTTTAAAATATGGTTTAATGAAAATCGGCTCAATCTTGGTTGAATGATTCAAAAGTTTGCGCTTCTTTCATGCTGTGGGCGACACTTCGTGTTGGGGGTTAGATTTGTTGTAAATTGGCGCCATTAAAAGCGATACGATAAAAGCGATTAAAGCAACCACAAAAATATAAAAGCTCAAACCATAACTTTGCAAGCTTTCAGGCGCTGCTATGGCTTTTGCGTTTAACCAGCTTGAAAGTTGAGGGGTAAAGCCAGCGGTTATAGCATAGGCTATGTTATAAGCGAAGGAAATCCCACTAAAACGGATTTTGGCACTAAACACATCGCTCATAAAAATGGGGCAAAAATTCATAATACCCGCGCAAAAGCACGCTAAAAAGTATAAAACTATGGTATTTACTAAACTTGGCGCGTTAGAATAAAATTCTTTAAAGAATAAAAAGCCAAAAAAGGCAAAGGCTACACTAAAAGCCATGCAAACTTTGTGCGGTTTGATTTTATCGGCTAAAAACCCGGTTAAAATAATAGAACTTACAATACCAACAAGTCCTAAAATTTGAAAATAGGTTTTTTCAAACGGAGTGAAATTAAAATTAGGATGCGTAAGGGTAAAATTGGGAACAAAAAGGATAAAAATCAAAATACAAGCGGTTAAAACCCAAGTGATAAGCATGGAGATTGATATACCAAAGAGAGAGTTTTTAAACACCTCTTTAAGCGGGAATTTGACTAAGGCATCGTCCTGCTTCATTTGCTGAAAAACAGGAGTTTCTTCTAAAAAGCGTCTCAAATACACAGAAATGATACCAAAAATCCCTCCAAGCCCAAAGGCAACCCTCCAAGCCCAATCTTCAACAACAGGCTTGTCAAAAACCATATAAATCCCAATATAAACCAAACTCCCAAGCAAAATCCCAGAAACTACGGAAGCGGTTAAAAAACCGATATAAGTGTTTTTTTGGCCTTGCGGAGCATGTTCATGGACAAAAACCCAAGCGCCAGGCAATTCACCACCCACAGCAACGCCTTGACAAATCCTAACAAGCACCAAAAAAACAGGAGCTATGTAACCAAGATAATGAGCGTTTTTAGGGGTAAGCCCCATGCTATCCACGCCAAAACCCACCAAATCATTAAAAGTTGGCATCAAAGCTAGCGCAAAGGTTGGGATTACCATTAATAAAATAGAGAGCATGAACATGTTTTTACGGCCGAATTTATCCCCAAAGTGGGCCATCACTATGCCACCAAGTGGGCGCGCCAGATAACCTGCGGCAAAGATACCATAAGTGTTGATTTCAGACCAGATAGGGCTAAGCGTGTTCGGGAAAAAGTGTTTGGCAATGATGCTTGTAAAAAATACAAAGATGATAAAATCGTAAAATTCTAAAGCCCCACCAAGCGAAGACAATCCTAAGATTTTTATCTCTTTTCTGCCTAAATATTTCATTAATTACCCTTTCAATTATCCTTTCACTAAGGCTATCGCCCTATTTTAAATTTTTCATTTTGAAACTAAGATTGATAAAATTAATATAGCTACCTTACACCTTAAAGGAATTTTTTTAGATAATAAGCAGTAAATGAAATTTATTAGCACTCAAAAAGCGGGCTATTCTATCTTTTTTATCATTAAACACCACTTAAACGAGTTTAAATTTTGTTTACTTATTCTGTTAAAACGCTTTACTTGATTCTATCAGCCAAAAAAACACTCCTATTAAGACTTGGGTAATAACGCTTCCTTTAATGTTTTAATGATAGCTTCTTCTCTTTTTTCACGAAATTCCTTTATATTTTCCCACTCTAATTTTAAATTAGGATCAATATAATTTCTTTTTTTATACTCTTCTATGGCTTGTTGATTATCTTTATATTCTTCTTTGAGCCACACCTCATGGTCTTTATCCTTTTTAGCAATATTCTCTGCACCTTCTAAAAGCTGGAGATTAAATAAATAATTCCCACACTTATAGAAATCTTTATCCAATTTTTTATTTTCCTTTTTAAACTTGGACTTTGGATAAATATGGTCTATATGAAAAGTGGTGGTTTTGTAGTTCAGGTGTGGGTATAAGATTTGTAAAATAGGAAAGACTAAAGCATGGCTACTAGAACACATCATTTCTTCTATCGCATCGTTAGTGATTTTTAAAGGGCTTGTTTGGTGTTTGGCTAAATTGTGGTTGAATGATTCAAAGGTTTTCACATCCTTCATGCTATTGGCTATGTTGTTTAATTTTGTATCCGTTGAAGGAGTGAAAGCATAGCACAAATGTTAGTCTTAAGAGCCTACCAAGAGCCACGCTTGAGAATATTATGCATGCGTGAAACACAAAACACCATAGCCGACAGCGTTAAATCTATATTAGAGAAATGGATACATTCACTAGATTTAAGCGATGAATTTAGGATTAAAACCGATAAGATAGAAGCTAAAAATGGAAGCACCTTTTTATTCAAAGGCATGCAAGAATACAACGCAGGAAACATTAAATCCATAGCCGACATTAACATTACTTGGATTGAAGAGGCGCAATATTTTAGCGAGCGTTCATGGGAGTTATTAGTGCCTAGCGTGATAAGAGCCAAGACCCCCAAGATTATATTATCGCTAAACCCTACAACCGCAGATGACATTGTCTATAAGACCTTTATAGGCAACATCCCACCACCTAAAAGCTATGTTAAATGCATCAATTACTACGATAACCCTTTTTTTAAAAATAGCGCCCTAGACGAAAAAAGAAAACACGATGAAAAAACGATGCCCTACACCGAGTATCAGCACACATGGTTAGGTGCGTTACGAACCAAGAGTGATATAAGCATTTTTAAAAACATAGATTTCAGGTGTGATGAGGTTTATTTAAGATATAATTATATACAGCTATTAATCGCATGCGACCCCGCCACGACTAATAAAGACTATTCTAACGAATATGGCGTGGTGGTAATGGGATTAAAACATGACGGCGTAATCCATTTGATAGAGCATCTAACTAATACAAAAAACATTGACAAATATAACTAATTTATGATAAAATAGCCACATAATTAAATTAAGGAAAGCTTGTGTATTCGCCTGCTAAGTTTGCTAGTATGATAGGTAAATCTGTTAGGACTTTACAACGATGGGATTTAGAGGGTGTTTTTGTCGCTCATCGTAATCAAAAAAATAGGCGTTTTTACACGCATGATCAATACTTAGAATATCTAGGTATTAAAGCTAGTGAAGATAAAGCAAAGATAGTGGTTTATGCTAGAGTGTCTAGCGCTAATCAAAAACAAGATTTGCAAAATCAAATTGAAGCCTTAGAAAAATTTTGTCTTGCCAATGGCTATGCGGTGAGTGAATGGTGTAATGAGATAGGGAGTGGGTTAAACTATAAGAGAAAGATTTTTAACCGAATTTTGGAAGAAATTGAAATGGGAAAAATCTCTAAATTGGTTATCGCTCATAAAGATAGGTTTGTGCGTTTTGGTTTTGAATATTTTGAAAGCTTTGCTCAAACTCATGGCTGTGAAATTATTATAATGAATCAGATCTCTTTAAGCCCTGAAGCTGAGATGACACAAGATTTATTGAGCATTATCCATTGTTTTAGTTCTAGGCTTTATGGCTTAAGAAAATACAACAAAGAAATTAAAGAACATCTTAAAAATCAAGAATGATGCTAGTTACAAGAATACTCTATGCCAAAAATATCAATAAAGGTAAGTTAAAAGCGTTAAACGAACAAGCCCAAATTTTAGGAAAATTGCGTTCTCAAATATGGCAAGAATATGGGGCTTTAAAATGTTTGAATACGAGCGATAGAAAAATTAGAGATTTATGGGTTAAGGAAAAAAGGGAATTTAAAGTTTTAGCTAACGCTTGGAAAGAGACTTTAAGAGATAGCTTCAATAACATCAAGCTCTATTTGGAAGCGGCTAAAACTTCTATTAAAAAAGACATATTCAAACACTATAAAACCAAAGAAGAGCAAAAAGAAGCCTTTATCCAATTAAAAAAAGATGAATGGCTAAAAGATCATTTTTTACACAGAAAAATGAGAAAAGCTTTCAAGCATGGTAAAAATTCTGTTTTCAATCAAATCATTGTCCGCAGCGATGACTACAAAGTTTTTGAATTGAACAATCAATGTTGGATCTCTATACCCTCTTTAATCAAAAACAAAAGGATTAAAATCCCTTTAAATACCACAATGGAATACAAACCTAGTGGCACTTTAAGACTGATTATAAAAAACAAGGTAGTGGAAGTTCATAGTTCTTATGAAAAAACAGATAATCGCACTTGTGGGAATGAAATAATAGGCATTGATAAGGGTTATAGTGAAGTCTTTGTAACAAGCACTAACGAATTTTTAGGGAAGGATTTAGGTAAAATCCTCACCCAATACAGCGACAAACTAAAAGTCAAATACCAACGAAGAAACAAGTTATTGGCGCTGATGAAAAAAGCTCAAAAAAACAATCAACTTGAAAAAGCTAATCGTATTTTTAAAAACAATCTAGGCAAAATTAAGCAAAACAAAGAAGATCATAAAGTCAAACAAAGATTAAAAACCCTTATTTACAACGCTTGCCATCAAGTAGTGGATAAGGCAAAGGTGGTTGTGTGTGAAGATTTAAAAGAAAACTTTTCAAAAAACACAAGCTATGGCAAAAACACTAACAGAAGACTCAATTCTTGGGTTAAAGGTTTAATAGCAGACGCTTTAAAAAATGTAATAGCGTGCAGAGGTTCTGCATTGCATTTAGTCAATCCTGCATACACTTCGCAATGCGATAGCTTTTGTAACAACCTTTTATTAGGGCGTCGCAAAAGCAATACTTTTTACCTATTTAATGGGGGAACTATTCAGGCTGACTATAATGCTGCTAGAAACATTTTAGCGAGATACTTTGACAAAGAAATTAAAAAGAATACACCTTTTAATGCGGTTAAAGAAATCTTACTAAAACGGACTGATAGCTATCGCTTGACTACTGTGCAAGCAAGGCTTTAGTTGCAAATGAAAAACTTCATTTATCAACAAAGTGCGAATTACTTTAATACATGGGCATTTGTCTATGTTTTAAGGAACAGGATGCTAGCGGTAATTATAGCCCTAATGAGTTTTGTCAAAGAGTGAGTGAATTGTATCGGCGCTATAAAGCCGAAATGGTGGTGATAGAAACTAACAATGGGGGCGACTTTTTAACACATTCTTTGGTGAAGTAAGGGATAATGTATGATTGATATTGTGCGTATTCTTTTTCAAACGCTTCTAATTGCGCGAGATTGATTAGCCTTTTTTGTTGGTATTGTTGTTTTTCATAAGCGTTAGTTTTGTCTTTGCATTGTTCTTGCAGCTCTGGGTTATGGAAATCAGAGCAGCTAAAACGACGCTCTTGTTTTTGAATGATGGGCGTTAAAAGAGTGTTTAAATAGGCATCGTTTCTTTTAAAGCACTTATCTTTTAAGCCTTCATTAGTGAAATCACCGCATTGATATTGATCAATCTTTTTAGTGATAATCGGTTCAATAAGCTCTTCTTGAGCCTTTAAGCATTGCTCTATTCCATTGTATTTTTTAGGGAAAGACCCCATTTCTTTTTGGCAATCGTATTTTGGGTTATTTTTAGCTTTAGTCAAATGGTCGTTTAAGATTTGCTTATCTAAAAACGCGCACCCGCTCACGCCTAATCCCATTAAACATGCTAAGCTCAACGCTCTCAATTTTAAAAGTCTTGTTTTTTCCATTTAAGTTCCTTGGTATGAAAATTGATATGAAAACACAATAAAATCACAACTTGCTCGCCTTATCTAAAAGCATTTGCTTCATTTCTTTTTTCTTGTGTTCTAAATAAAAAACAATAGCGTCTTGAACAAACACGCTTTTATTTTCCCTGAACGCTCCAAATTCATTCAAATACTCTTCTACGCTATGCATCACTTTCTCTGAAATATAGAGCGTGTGGGCTTTTTTCCTGTCTTCTTTTTCATGTTGGTTTGTTTCATGCTTGTTGGCATTCTCAAAGCGATTTTCTAAATCGCTT
This is a stretch of genomic DNA from Helicobacter pylori. It encodes these proteins:
- a CDS encoding transposase codes for the protein MMLVTRILYAKNINKGKLKALNEQAQILGKLRSQIWQEYGALKCLNTSDRKIRDLWVKEKREFKVLANAWKETLRDSFNNIKLYLEAAKTSIKKDIFKHYKTKEEQKEAFIQLKKDEWLKDHFLHRKMRKAFKHGKNSVFNQIIVRSDDYKVFELNNQCWISIPSLIKNKRIKIPLNTTMEYKPSGTLRLIIKNKVVEVHSSYEKTDNRTCGNEIIGIDKGYSEVFVTSTNEFLGKDLGKILTQYSDKLKVKYQRRNKLLALMKKAQKNNQLEKANRIFKNNLGKIKQNKEDHKVKQRLKTLIYNACHQVVDKAKVVVCEDLKENFSKNTSYGKNTNRRLNSWVKGLIADALKNVIACRGSALHLVNPAYTSQCDSFCNNLLLGRRKSNTFYLFNGGTIQADYNAARNILARYFDKEIKKNTPFNAVKEILLKRTDSYRLTTVQARL
- a CDS encoding MFS transporter, whose product is MKYLGRKEIKILGLSSLGGALEFYDFIIFVFFTSIIAKHFFPNTLSPIWSEINTYGIFAAGYLARPLGGIVMAHFGDKFGRKNMFMLSILLMVIPTFALALMPTFNDLVGFGVDSMGLTPKNAHYLGYIAPVFLVLVRICQGVAVGGELPGAWVFVHEHAPQGQKNTYIGFLTASVVSGILLGSLVYIGIYMVFDKPVVEDWAWRVAFGLGGIFGIISVYLRRFLEETPVFQQMKQDDALVKFPLKEVFKNSLFGISISMLITWVLTACILIFILFVPNFTLTHPNFNFTPFEKTYFQILGLVGIVSSIILTGFLADKIKPHKVCMAFSVAFAFFGFLFFKEFYSNAPSLVNTIVLYFLACFCAGIMNFCPIFMSDVFSAKIRFSGISFAYNIAYAITAGFTPQLSSWLNAKAIAAPESLQSYGLSFYIFVVALIAFIVSLLMAPIYNKSNPQHEVSPTA
- a CDS encoding IS607 family transposase, which encodes MYSPAKFASMIGKSVRTLQRWDLEGVFVAHRNQKNRRFYTHDQYLEYLGIKASEDKAKIVVYARVSSANQKQDLQNQIEALEKFCLANGYAVSEWCNEIGSGLNYKRKIFNRILEEIEMGKISKLVIAHKDRFVRFGFEYFESFAQTHGCEIIIMNQISLSPEAEMTQDLLSIIHCFSSRLYGLRKYNKEIKEHLKNQE